The window ttatttttatgtatcatagtttttgaattatcctgcaaaatgtcgaaaaatacgactgtagtacggaacccccatTGCGccagcctgacttgcacttggccggttttttatttgtaaagttTATCGCTGAACAAAGTTATCAGGCGGAATAGTCAAAGAGCTGGCCAACAAAACGCTGCCCGTGTCTGGCCCGTGCACAAACATAGATAACGTGGATATCGATAAAGGAAAGGATTAAAAAGAGCGCATTGAACAAAGTGCTATTGTACAACTGCTGCGAATTTGTGTGAACAAATAGAATATACCTACACTTTGtaagcataataatatgtatctatattggcgccgattctcttgtctttctctaaactaaatttaaagtatcttcatctttttctttttaatattgctagaaAAGGactgaacatgaattttacatttaaagactctaaattttagtgcacgctacaaatttaaacaataggttcgcgactggcagctaaagtcacgaggtatgacagctctaaattgaatttaaaactgtcaaactgtgtctgtctttttcatacctaatacataataaagagaatgcgaatactctaaaatttaggtgtgctcagaatcagtaccaatccAACGCAAACTCATTAACTTTGTGTTGCTCGTTTTTAAGAATAAAAGGATATTGAAACTTTTTAGAATTCGAAATTCGTTTACAGGAATTTTAACACATTTAAAGAAGAAGCATTTTTAGTTTAGCATTAGATTGGCACTAGGCCATCTAATGCTAAACACCGAATACCAAAGATCTTGCTGATTGTGAATTGATATTGTGGATAATATAAAGcatatattttttcattaagcTATTCAGATTCCATCTTCTCAACACTGACGCTTCGAAACAACAGTTCATGGGAAACATGTAGCTTCCAGTAGATATGCAAGGAAATAGCTTTGAGGCTGCTCGAGTGGAGTTCCAATAGCAACCTGCCAGTTGAAGACCTGATCAACCCACTAACAACTGGAAGAGGTCCATTGAAGCAGACCTTTTAAGGGTGGGACTCTCGTGGAACTAGGTCCAGGCAGTAGCCAAAGACAGGGGACGGGGAAAACAACTGCTGCAGCCCGTTCCACGAGGGAATAAAATGACTCCATCATCATTACcttctgatgctgcaaagtaatTTCTACACAAACTTGAGGACTGTAAATCtgtcaatgaataaaattgacaTTAGGGGTAAAATAAAACCGTTTAACAAAAAGTTACATGTTAATTTACTTGTttcaatataagtcccgcaaattgctattgcgctggaaccatgtctcattaacatcgaaatgacgtcattttgacgtcagccgagataaaaatataccatcagctcgaatcttcggtctagtgctgacgtcactaaaatgccgGCCACGCGGACTTATACCATTGCACATCTACACCACTCGAAGTCTGTTTAGTAATTTAAGTTTCATCACCGATGATCAACGAGGATGGAGAACTCAAGGCCTAAACATAGTTCTATTTGTTAATATTTAACACATCCAAGAAAGGAATTCGTTTATCTATTGTGGTTAGTCAGATAAGCTGGGCCGAAACTCGCCCAACCTTTGTTTTTTATCTCCTACAAATATAAGTTTCCTGCCATATTCTTGTGCTAACTGAGGAATTATGTTAAGAGGACGTTATGTgcaagtacctacattattgaCTTATCATCGTTGTGTGCTTCCTGTACATAAACgaactaataggtaggtatattaacagTTTCTTCTGAGCCAAAGGAAATGGGCCAAACTCCCGGATTCCGAATGATTTCTACGAGTACgtttaaaaagtgtttttaaccgacttcaaaaaaaggaggaggttctcaattcgtcggaatcttttttttgtaACTATTCTTATACTCTGAGGTTTTTCGTGTTTTATCCACAGATTAACAAATGTCATAAAAGTCACAATTCCAATATACAATTCCATATACAATTCCAATATACAATTCCATATAAGTACAATTCCAATAAATTCGAGTAATTTCCGAGTAATTCCAATATATGAACTGCTAAGTTTACTAAGCCAAGAAGCAGGTATTACaagtttgtttttgtttcattAGGTATTTAGTTTATAATTAATACCAAATCAAATATACATAAGGTCTATATTGGTTATGCACATTCATAatcttattattaatattttcaaatttaattcTCAGTGACTCTCTTGGTCCCATATAGGTGCCTACCTAACAAAGAATCTCAGTTCTCTGGGACACACTATAATCAATTTCATATTCCCGATCAATATTTAAACATCGAACGAGAATTAATGGACGTATGATCGCTCCGGACCGGTCGGCGTTATGACAAAAGCGATTCTGacgataaataataatcattgtcTCTGGACTGTGAACATTATTCCAACTTGCGGCTCGTGGACATGCGGCATAACATAGACGTATACCTGCACAGTTTGGTTCTCAAATATGTAGTAAGCTGATATTATGCGAAATCAAAAGTAAAATGacagactttttttttaaagattaaagatttttttaaagaagccTTGTTAATTAcaactaatatttccctttcccctccaactaagcgaaaagcttgtgctaggagtaggtaagacAATAGTGCGACGAGTGAGGTTTTAACcacaacctttcggaattcagtccgctccttaaccattGAGCAATTGAAGCTCTAGTAACCTCTCAACAAACTAAAAGAAGAATAGTAATATTGTGTAAAAATTGCCTTTCTATCAGTATGTTATCCATTAGATAACATTTTTAGCGAGGAAAAGTTCGAGGTAACTTTTTTCATAAGAAACATCacgaatataatatatattatattcgtGATGaacgaatataatatatattataatggaaatcactcacggtagtttaaacgctaaaacatcACGAAGGTTTGTTAAGCTTATTACAGGGCGTGTACCTACATGTGACAATTTTTTGTCTTTTTACATTCCCATACAACGAAAATGTTCGGCAAAGTTAAAAGAAAGTGGCGCGCTGAGCGCCCCGTAGCGCGTCCTCAGCATTCCAAAATAAATGTTACCGACACAATTTCAAATatgtatttactttttttatgcAAATTTTACTTTCTCGTTCACTTTTTacaaatatctatatatataaaaggcaaagctgactgactgattgactgactaactgatatatatcaatgcacaggtcaaactactggacggatctacGATCTACGatcgcgtagactacacaaatttcaagcccctatttcacccccttaggggttgaattttcaaaaatcttttcttagcgaatgcctacaccataatagctatctgcatgccaggcTTAAGCCCGATccatttagtagtttgagccgtgcgttgatacttgatagatcagtcagttagtcagtcagccagtcaccttttccttttaattgtaattaaaagttaaaagtctATGTCTGCTGTCtgctacctactacttatttgagtcataactataatatgtactagATTTGATAAGTATTTAACAAAACACCATTATTTCGaaatagaaataattattttgcgtCATAAAACCTTTATGGtcgttaaaataaaaacattattcgAAATCGTTTAGCTTATAATTCAAGTGATTTGCGTTCTTCAGACACGAATGAGAACGAGCGTGAAATAATTATTCACTACCGAGATACGCTTCGTGATTTAAGAGCTTGCATGCACTTTTAACGCTCCCAAAAATGCAAACTAGCCAtttattgaagtgaaaacttcttgaGGTGCGTTGGGCTAtattgggatgggtaaaaactttaAAGACGCTTCACCGACATGCATGCTTTTAATAGTGCTCGGAGTGtcgatagatgtaaaaactacTTATAACAATGTTGatggttttaattaaaaaaattatgcaattttaattaataataggtaggtacctactacattgaATTTGAAACCCCAAAAAACACTGttatttaatagttttaagtttttgctTCTACCGGCAGTCTCCACCGgctgcaaatttttttttcttaactgCCTACATAATTTTCTACAGTAAATAGTTTAAAGCAGTTAAAATGCTTCTAATGCTAATTTCATACAATGATAAAATAGTACCTAATTGTTACAAAAGTGACATAATGTTGCATATTGGTATAAATACATAAGTAGCTAGATaaagttaattatttaatatgcaATTTGTATGTTATAAAATGATTTTActaattacgtaggtacctactgcataaAGTGAATATCGACAAATCAATCAAACCTGCCAGCTCTTGGATTATAAAGGCCGATGTCAGTAATTACAGATGATATGTTTTAACTGCCTTTGGCATTGTTATAAGCATGAGAATATTAGCCGAGcattaaagtaataaaaatgttttcctTATGTTTTTATTGTAACTCATTTGGTTCGCGAAATGCAATATCCACCAATTGGTTAAATTATGATATTCTCTTAATAACTATATTAGAAGCTTTATAATGAGTTTGCCTTTTTGCTCTTCTATATTCTTCTCTTCTTTATTTTTTCAGgaattaaaagtattttatgtcaaatatctaggtaggtataggtcgcaccCCTAGATCAAAACTGTTTGAACTCAGAAATACTTTTTTAGAAACTAAGGAAGACTGATTTTTTGTATGTACCTAATCTATAGAAAATATGAAGATTATAAAAAAGGTTtagaattaataaatatttaaatattgtaaaaactaaaaagcatAGTTAATACAGTTTTCTCATATAAATAATCGAGTCAGGGATGAAAAACTGAGGTTATATTAAAATGCAAGGTATTGAGTAGAAACAATTTTGATCTAGGGGTGCGAGATAGTTTTTAGGTTTGTTGTTAAGAtggataaattaaaaatatttatttaatgaaaactaCAATTTATTGTTGTTCCTATTGGTTAAAGAAGTTAAAGAGTCGTTGAAGAAGCAACAGCAAACAAGCTAACAAACACACCTTTGGATACGGGTTACTTTATTAACGAGAACtaagaaaaaaaactataaaattactgaaaaatctaattaatagaaataattcagttaatgaaatgaaaagaaatcatttaggtaagtatttcgTGTAGGACATCTTGtgctaagtacttatttatgaTAATTTTATAACAAGAGTGTAACAACCAATTCAGAAAGTAGATTCTATCAAGAAACGCCGATTATTAAGAGTTATTAGATAACGGCGATAAACCGTGAAAAAAGTCAGTTATTTTCTCATTTTCAATGACAAATTCCCATTTagaaaaatctcatgggaactgaATATTCGAaggtgtcaactgtcaaaaaCCATATTTAATGATGCTTGCACTCCAAAGCTTTGCCTAAACAacaatttaacataatattaggcCATCTCGAATCCTATAATAATGTGAACGCGTTTTTTTCAATACCATTGAGGAAAGGTtctttattgttaaataaaccATAAATCGTTATAAAATAGACCCCATCGGATAATCAATGGTGCTCAAGTCGGGTGCCGGTGATTTTATAAACAATTGTATGAGGACATGGATAACTTTTTTCCTAACGCCAAGAGGCGCTAAGACTACATTTACATAGTAATGGACGGACTTATTGAAATAACTAAAGGGCttggttttttgtttttataccgAATCCTTCATAACTTATCCCAAGCGcatttaaatacaaaaataatataatgtttaatattcaaataaaatttttacaaTTCACATAAAAAACACCTTAAGCGTCGACGTCTTCGAATTGCTTTCGAGctaaatttaggtaggtaggtagtacacataatattatgataaattttTACACCTACTGTTCTATTAGGCTTCTTGTATTTGCATAAAATTGTAAATGCTAATAAAAATGTTTCGACATCATCCATTATGGATATCGCATGAATGATTGCAGTTAACACcttattgcttgcttggtaATTGATCAcggattaaaataaatttgaaaagCATAACgagtaaaatatacctaatgaaACTGTTAGGTAGCTACTGTTATTTCAATAATATCAACTCATTCTTAATTTtcaacaaattatttaaaaaaaattaaatcccacaatggaaataaaaaaaattgcaaataaagGCGTTCGCTCTCTTAATTGCTATGTCAGATATTTTCGATTATAAGTGAGTGGTGGACTGGACATGCCGCGTATGGTATCTGCTTCGCAATCAGCAATGTGCAAATTAAGAGAGCTTCGATTTGATAAGAAACATAAGATGAGGCATGCAGTACTCACAGAGTTCGGGGCTCGGGCGCTAACAGCGGCGTTTATTGCTGATTGATGTTTATTTTTACGTATAAATTAGTCGGCTGCGCGGCGTAGACTGTTCGAATGCAGTAAAAAACAGTAATTTATTAGTGGCGACTTCTCGTGTTGGCACGGGCTTAACGAGTGTGTGGCGTGCGGTGCGATGGAAAGAAAAAACTGGCTCGCCTGGTACGTAGCTCGAGCAGCAGTGGCCTGAGGAAGAATAACCCCAGGAGTCGATGGGAGCTGCCACCGCTTCCGAACGCGCCCCGCACCCCGCACCTCGCGCCGCCCGCTCGATACAGATCACGCATTCTACGAATACCTTCAGCCACGGCGCTGGCGATCGCCTGCCATCTTTTTCACTCTTTCCCCTTCACTGATGAGTTGGAAGACCACGAATGTGCGGGATGAAGGGGGTCTAATGAACGTTTCACACCGAAAGACGCTTCCTAAGTTCACCGAGTAAAGGTCACACGGGCTAAGCGAGCCGGACGACGCAGCGTGAGCGTGGAACTCAACCGTGCCGAGGTAGCTGCGCGTGCGCAACACCGGCAGCGCCCACATGACCGGCCGTTTAACTGCGCGCCCTCCTCGCAAAACGCTATCCGTCTCGCTCACACCTGCACGAGGAGCGCGCCTCTCGCTCGCGCAAGGCGACGTGGAAAAATGTATCTAGTTCGGTGGAGGCGACGCGGAGTGCAGTAGCAGTTGAGCTTTTTTTCGTTTTAATAAATTTGTGGTCGTTCGTCTCGCTTAGACGCGCGCCCGCGGCGCCGCGGAGCGAGACGGTAGATTGCCACCGAGTTACGCCTTCCGCGCGTTCTCGTTATTATGTAGGTTGGGCGCGTATTAGAGCCTCCGTGTATTGCGCGAGcgcatgtataaaatataataatgtagtAAATACGTCGTTGTTTGCGGTGAAGCCGGTTATTTATGTGCGCCTGCGGCTACCGCGTTACGCGCCGCCTCTTGACGTTTAGCTCCCACTCgacataatgtaggtacattcatCAATCATAACCACCTAAATGGGCTATAATATGGCAAAGCGATATCAATAGATATTATCTATTTCATACATTTATTCCTGTATctatcaatttattattttatttaattaaataaggtCGGTAGTCAGTTTAGAAATTACTcaaatttttgttaaattaagATGTcctttaatttacttaaaatattgtataaaatttgttttatttaaattttttcatttcaggttttataaaattttagaaaataatataggtacatattatgcagattaggtacttagatacctatatattttgatacaaaaaatcactaccGCTTTATAGGTCCAAAGAAAAAACTCCTGAGACTTCAAAGGGGATAATACAAATAGGACATAACGGAATACGCGACACGCGTGAAACATGCAGTTAGACGAAATCCAACAAACAAGAATGATTTCCCCAAAAAAAGAGTCCTAACAATTCATTCTTACCTATAGTCCCGTCACAGATATTATTCTCTAATCAAGCGTGGACGGTGACAAAACGCGACAATGCCCAAAAAACATCAAAACATATTACGGGATTCTTTGTTTACGAAATTGGAATTCATCATGGCGAGCGACGGGAAGCTTATAGACTCATTGTCCTATATTATGGACTGAGAAGAGCGTCCGCACGAGCTTAGACAATGGTGTCACAGACCGAATGTTTGCGCACAATGACGAGAAACAATCGACAATCGGCAACTTTATGGCGACACAAAAAGACATCAGATCCACTTTTGTTGACAAAATGAATGACTGCTGGCCACACCGGGTGACATGCGTTGCTAATTTCCCAATTCAATACCAATTTTCTCAATCTTTGTTCCGGTACCTGTTAGGATGCacttaaaaatacaattttaatggCATTGCTGTTttcatttagtaaaaatatttacaaaatcaatTTGATTTGTAATTGTAGATGTCTTTTCTTACCATTTTCTGACATTACGCACAAAGAAGTGCGTCCGCACGAGTTTAGACAATGGTGTCACAGACCGAATGATGGGCACAATGACCAGATACTTACAATCGACAATTGGCAACTTTACGGCGATACAAAAAGAAATCAGATCCACTTTTGTTGACAAAATGAATGACTGCTGGCCACACCGAGTGACATGCGTTGCTAATTTCCTAATTCAAAAACCAATTTCCTCAATCTTTGTTCAAGTATCTGTTAgggtgtacctacttaaaaatacaattttaatggCATCGCTGTTTtcatctagtaaaaatatttattaaattcatttgATGTTTAGATGTCTTTTCCTACCATTTCCTGACATTACACACAAAGAAGTGCATCCACACGAGCTTAGGCAATGGTCTCACAAACCGAATGTTTGCGCACAATGACCAGCAACAATCGGCAATCGGCAACTTTATGGCGACACAAAAAGATAATAAATCTACATTTTTTGACATAAAAATGAATGTCACTTTCAAAAAAATGGCCACACTGGGTGACATGTGTTGCTAATTTTCGAATTAAAAATCCAATTTTTAAATCTATGTTCAAATCTAATCCTGCGAGGGTGCACTTCATTAaattgatataggtagttataggtaggtacttcatcatgatcaacccattaccggcccactactgagccgggtctcctctcagagtgagaagggtttaggtcatagtctgctacgctggatcaatgcggattggcataatatacctagggacttacctacctactaataaaagGGAAATTTAAAATTTCCCTTCCCACATTAGGtaatggataggtacctacctaataaagaaATATGTATCTAAGCCAGAAACTGCAGTTACCTTAATGGTAGATACTCCCttctattaattaaatatgGAAATGAAAGACATTTTTATAACATTTGATTAGCGAGACCAATAGTTATTAATCTAGGTATGTATTTGATGTAATTTCCTACAATTATCTTACGTTAGTTTGAAAATTTACTTGTCTTGACGTAGGTACAGTTGTTTTAAATCTTTTTgcctaaatacctacctaccgacctATTACCTAGTTTATACTTAGTTCGGTACTTTTAGGTAAACAATCAACATaagatatttaggtaggtatgcatttCATTTCATCCCTATTAAATTGAGAGCTTTTTAACTTGGTTTTAAAAGTGTCTATTAAGTGGGTGGAATTGTTagttaagaattttaaaataatacaaacaagtacctacctacctaggtacatacctattcaAATCCAAGTAAATCgacttacagtaggtacctacgcggcagaaagtaatgtacattttaGACCTTAGATAGCGGatatgtagagcattgtctgtcgttgagaccgacaaaacgtcttaGGTATGGGTGACATAGAGACAAACGCTCTACCAAGCCAAAATGCCatactaaaggccgatgtacattactttctgccgcgtacctactgtacctactaaaatataagtattttagtttgaaactaacagccgtactcagagtcgcttaatcgttaggtacttaagtttagttaaaacgagtcagagctaagtatatctctcacataaatctctcgtcaacttaagtaacgactcaatcttaagtaacgattagcgagtctgagtacggctgttagccagataaataaaatgaactcGTGGAAACTGTCCATCCATTTATCCGATCGGATCGAAAAACTAGCAAGCTACCGGCACCATAAAAGCGGATTATAATCTTTACTGAGATCGTCTGTGGACCTTATAAAGGCTCACAGTAAGTATGGCTAGCTGTGCCTAGGGTTACCAACCAAACGTCGGGACCTTTCCTGACATGTCAACATTAGATAGACGATTGTCAGAATTTCGGAGtgattttgaaaatatgaaaatactagctgatgcccgcgacttcgtccgcgtggaattagattttttaaaaatcccgtgggaacctataatctatgtcctttcccggaatgtaagctagctttgtatcaaatttcatcaaactcggttaaactgttggtgttgggccgtaaaagctagcagacagtcagacaggcagacatactttcgcagttataatattagtatgtaggtagtaggtatatcattcCATTTATCGACAAAGCAAAAGGTATTTATTATTCCCTTTTTCtttgatattataaatctaTAGTCTTGCTTACTCATGAAAATTTTCACCACGAGCTTATAGGTAGTACAGACATAGATttaacatgtaggtacctataagccATATACTTAGATATTAACTAAGCATATAGCAAGGCCTACAGTGTAGTTATCTATATTTCGCATGCACTCGTGACAAAATTTCAAGcatgtaggtagatacattgAAAGTTTTGCCAGGGCTTttcaattttacataatatggtAACCCTAGCCGTGCTTCgtctaaaaataatgttttggcTCATCATTAGCTTCACAATGCTTTGTCTTTTTAGTCGCTGACGCAATTCATACTCAAACGGAAcaataaaatactattaaaCCACCGCACGATTTCAAAACTTACACTTCAGCGTATAGGGTACGATCTCGAGTTACAGCTCTCTCGATCTCCGAGAGAATTGTCCGTTGACAACAGAGACATCGATGCTATTCTTTTTTGAATATCGATTGTAAAAAGCATTCTCATGATGCTGTGAGAACTTTCGAGCCGTGTACAGTCGCGGCTTAAATTCCTTAGCCTATTCAACCACGCTGTCTTTGTGTCAATATTTCGGATATGGAGTTAGTTGCCTTGTCAAATAATCGTCTCGGTAATTTCGAACGCGACGGTACCGCAGTGCAGATCGGTAGACGCTGAGGAGATTATCAGATATTTTCCCGTCGGCTCCGTGTCTATGACAGACTAAATAGAGTTAGAGCCTTGTACGAACATAATCGGCTAACGGTTACCTAAAGCTCTGTCAGTAAAGGATAACgaaatcttttaaaataaacataagtaAGATAATGTTTGattgaaaaaaatcttaataagtaattCGAACAgaacaaaacatttttaaaatgtgcagccgcaaaaatatttaaataaaaacagaaaGTTTAATATCGCCGAAATATTATAaccgaaaaataaaatataaaacgcgTTTCTCAAGAAGTCTCTATCGCATTAGAATCAATTAAAAAGAATATGGTATTTCAATGCAAATATTTCGGAATGATTAATACCATTAATCTGCAATCTGCCACCGAATTCCTCGCTACATTCTCGAAGTCCAACGCACAACCACTAAATTACAAGTCAGTTTCGCTTTTTTATAACCATGCATTAATATAAAATTCTTAATAAATATCCGCtgcgatataaaaatataaaagtaactaAACATTATCGAATTCCATCAGCattcaattataataaaaagcGTAATTAAGAAGGCTTACCCATTTGTATAGTTTGCTAAGACCggtgattattaaaaaaacaaccaCTGCGGAAAGTGCGCGatgaaaaactttaaaaaatctctAAAACGTATAAATGAGACCG of the Maniola hyperantus chromosome 19, iAphHyp1.2, whole genome shotgun sequence genome contains:
- the LOC138403684 gene encoding uncharacterized protein → MVLKSGAVCGVRCDGKKKLARLVRSSSSSGLRKNNPRSRWELPPLPNAPRTPHLAPPARYRSRILRIPSATALTRARGAAERDGRLPPSYAFRAFSLLCRLGAY